The Glycine max cultivar Williams 82 chromosome 12, Glycine_max_v4.0, whole genome shotgun sequence genome window below encodes:
- the LOC100787421 gene encoding zinc finger A20 and AN1 domain-containing stress-associated protein 5: protein MAQKAEKNDTDFKVPETIITPCTTTTATSITEPSRFFDATTPATSSRSPKRSLPLDDESQTDQTASSEPKRVVSRCSCCRRRVGLTGFRCRCGDLFCAEHRYSDRHDCSYDYKAAGREAIARENPVVKAAKIVKV, encoded by the coding sequence ATGGCTCAGAAGGCCGAGAAAAACGACACCGACTTTAAGGTCCCCGAAACCATCATCACCCCctgcaccaccaccaccgccacctCGATTACCGAACCTTCTAGATTCTTCGACGCAACCACCCCCGCCACGTCATCGCGCTCCCCCAAGCGATCCCTCCCCCTCGACGACGAATCTCAGACGGACCAAACGGCGTCGTCGGAGCCCAAACGCGTCGTGAGCCGCTGCTCCTGCTGTCGGCGGCGCGTGGGGCTCACTGGATTCCGGTGCCGCTGTGGCGACCTCTTCTGCGCCGAGCACCGCTACTCCGACCGCCACGACTGCTCCTACGACTACAAGGCCGCAGGGAGAGAGGCCATAGCGAGAGAAAACCCCGTCGTGAAGGCCGCGAAGATCGTCAAGGTCTGA